The following proteins are co-located in the Deltaproteobacteria bacterium HGW-Deltaproteobacteria-2 genome:
- a CDS encoding radical SAM protein: protein MNTVSSLLNKEWHERYRKISSLNIRSSIYDVTNRCNLRCKGCFFFSSGEHQAATEEMDIKKWEDFIDREKERGVNLAILIGGEPTLCMDRVEAFYKRLPTYCATNGLIKIPRDKFPDMMVGISLWGNGEDEKVLRGRDTFTVSSKNYEGDAYTYYLYTITPRQLGKIEPVIKRIADVGLKVHLQLLSNDEGVDGFSWREGELKDLRFEMDEMLDHYPRTVISCKYYHEIITTGKMMGRSFGWNECPSVTESLDNRKNRPRRLIHFSRWASDLKTVHRCCTSATRDCSTCKDGAAHMSWIMVNKREHLKSTKDLQNWIEVYEMFAKLYHFIPW from the coding sequence ATGAACACAGTCAGTTCCTTGCTAAATAAAGAATGGCACGAAAGATACAGGAAAATCTCCAGTCTTAATATCCGCAGTTCCATATATGATGTAACCAATCGCTGCAATTTGCGCTGCAAGGGGTGTTTTTTCTTTTCTTCGGGAGAGCATCAGGCTGCAACCGAAGAAATGGATATCAAAAAGTGGGAAGATTTTATTGACCGCGAAAAAGAGCGCGGAGTAAATCTGGCAATTCTGATCGGTGGCGAGCCGACTTTGTGCATGGATCGTGTCGAAGCTTTCTACAAGCGCCTGCCCACGTATTGCGCCACCAATGGTCTGATTAAGATTCCCCGCGATAAATTCCCCGATATGATGGTTGGAATTTCCCTTTGGGGTAACGGCGAAGACGAGAAGGTTCTCCGCGGGCGTGATACCTTTACTGTCTCCAGCAAGAATTACGAGGGTGACGCCTACACCTATTATCTTTATACGATAACGCCGCGTCAGTTGGGTAAGATTGAACCGGTGATTAAAAGAATAGCCGATGTCGGATTAAAAGTGCATCTTCAGCTTTTATCCAACGATGAAGGCGTGGACGGATTTTCATGGCGCGAAGGCGAGCTCAAAGATTTGCGCTTTGAGATGGACGAGATGCTCGATCATTATCCGCGTACGGTAATTTCCTGCAAATACTATCATGAAATAATTACCACGGGAAAAATGATGGGACGGAGCTTTGGCTGGAATGAATGCCCTTCTGTTACTGAATCGCTGGACAACAGAAAAAACCGTCCCCGTCGTTTAATACATTTTTCCCGCTGGGCCTCCGATTTAAAAACTGTTCATCGTTGCTGCACTTCGGCGACGCGCGATTGTTCCACCTGCAAGGACGGCGCAGCGCATATGAGCTGGATCATGGTCAATAAACGTGAACATTTGAAATCCACCAAAGATTTGCAAAATTGGATTGAAGTTTATGAAATGTTTGCCAAACTGTATCACTTTATTCCTTGGTAA
- a CDS encoding radical SAM protein, with protein sequence MQVNREVNLESTKPKFSELLAEREVKERWEKVRKYFFLRESTYDMSNRCNIRCDGCYYYEGEKQFAKEIGDVEAWRELMRAEKARGITYVVLAGAEPSLVPELLDVCYQEMPLGSIATNGLKKIPESVGYKLHISVWGNDETSLRIRKAKNLLKKQIENYENDPRAVFVYTFTRENIDEVKEVAAELIAHNCKLTFNVFSAPVGYTGNLRHDDESLERTKQIMIELLKKYPRNVLFSVYNAVAHTHKKGLHDLYGCSYPRQNPSQDIGLGRSFRQYRTDLNWDRSVACCVPDTDCADCRHYAAGSAVVTARLYRHVNSVDIFKSWLDYVDTYLSVWVMGYEKGENLCAKILEPPHAATN encoded by the coding sequence TTTTCCGAGCTTTTAGCCGAGCGCGAAGTTAAAGAGCGCTGGGAAAAGGTGCGGAAGTATTTTTTTCTACGGGAATCAACTTACGATATGTCCAATCGTTGCAATATCCGTTGCGACGGCTGTTATTATTATGAAGGCGAAAAACAATTTGCCAAAGAAATTGGCGATGTGGAAGCATGGCGTGAACTGATGCGGGCAGAGAAGGCGCGCGGCATTACTTACGTTGTTTTGGCAGGAGCGGAGCCTTCCCTGGTGCCGGAATTGCTGGATGTTTGCTACCAGGAGATGCCGCTGGGCAGTATTGCCACCAATGGTTTAAAAAAAATACCGGAATCGGTTGGCTATAAACTGCATATTTCCGTCTGGGGCAATGATGAAACCAGCCTGAGAATCAGAAAAGCTAAAAATCTCTTGAAAAAACAGATTGAGAATTATGAAAACGATCCGCGTGCTGTTTTTGTTTATACCTTTACGCGGGAAAACATAGATGAGGTGAAGGAAGTCGCTGCTGAACTTATCGCCCACAATTGCAAATTGACCTTTAATGTTTTTTCCGCACCGGTCGGTTACACGGGAAATCTGCGGCATGATGATGAATCCCTTGAGCGGACAAAGCAGATAATGATAGAACTTTTGAAAAAATATCCGCGCAACGTTCTTTTTTCCGTTTATAACGCTGTGGCGCATACACATAAAAAAGGTTTGCACGATCTTTACGGTTGTTCATATCCCCGTCAGAATCCTTCACAGGATATCGGATTGGGAAGGTCTTTCCGGCAATACAGGACAGACCTTAACTGGGACAGGTCTGTTGCGTGCTGTGTGCCGGATACGGATTGCGCAGATTGCCGTCATTACGCCGCCGGCTCCGCGGTGGTCACAGCGCGCCTTTACCGTCATGTGAACAGTGTGGATATTTTTAAATCATGGCTGGATTATGTGGATACTTATCTGTCCGTTTGGGTAATGGGTTACGAGAAGGGTGAAAATCTTTGCGCTAAAATTTTAGAACCGCCACACGCGGCGACAAATTAG